One genomic window of Polyodon spathula isolate WHYD16114869_AA chromosome 8, ASM1765450v1, whole genome shotgun sequence includes the following:
- the LOC121320075 gene encoding leucine-rich repeat-containing protein 10-like → MGNTIRATIAFIPSKKCQKFLIGDLEEMPLDKMVDVSGSQLRRFPVQICSFTRLVKLYLSDNKLRSLPQELKQLQSLQILALDFNGFRELPIVVCSLKQLSILYLGNNRLHALPWELSLLKELKTLWIETNYFSDFPDVICELRSLKTLHVGYNQLRCLPKELNRLEDLSSIWLSGNLFSEFPEVLLEMHFLDVIDVDRNRIRRFPSLAHLKGLKLVIYDHNPCVNAPAVAEGVRRVGRWATNTEEIKEENNKQKQTGEPLTETKEPQIESQTEPDQDAII, encoded by the coding sequence ATGGGCAATACTATCAGGGCCACTATTGCCTTCATCCCCTCCAAGAAGTGTCAGAAGTTCCTTATTGGCGACTTGGAGGAAATGCCGCTGGATAAGATGGTGGACGTGAGCGGGAGCCAGTTGAGAAGATTCCCTGTTCAGATCTGCAGTTTCACTCGACTGGTCAAACTCTACTTGAGCGATAACAAGCTGAGGAGCCTGCCCCAGGAGCTGAAGCAGCTGCAGAGCCTCCAGATCCTGGCACTGGATTTCAATGGGTTCAGGGAGCTGCCTATAGTGGTGTGCAGCCTGAAGCAGCTCTCCATTCTGTACCTGGGCAACAACAGGCTTCACGCGTTGCCCTGGGAGCTGAGCCTGTTGAAGGAGCTGAAGACCCTGTGGATCGAAACCAATTACTTCAGTGACTTCCCAGATGTCATCTGCGAGCTGCGGAGCCTCAAAACCCTCCACGTGGGCTACAACCAGCTGAGGTGCCTCCCCAAAGAACTGAATCGCCTGGAGGACCTGAGCAGTATCTGGCTCTCTGGGAACCTGTTTTCCGAGTTCCCTGAGGTCCTGCTGGAGATGCACTTTCTGGACGTGATCGACGTGGACAGGAACCGTATCAGACGTTTCCCCAGCTTGGCACACCTCAAGGGCTTGAAGCTGGTGATCTACGACCACAACCCCTGCGTGAACGCCCCTGCCGTGGCTGAGGGGGTGAGGAGGGTGGGGAGGTGGGCGACAAACACTGAAGAAAtcaaagaagaaaacaacaagCAGAAGCAGACCGGAGAGCCACTTACGGAAACCAAGGAGCCCCAGATCGAATCGCAGACTGAACCAGATCAAGACGCCATCATCTAG